One Globicephala melas chromosome 18, mGloMel1.2, whole genome shotgun sequence DNA segment encodes these proteins:
- the RASL11A gene encoding ras-like protein family member 11A: MRPPTMSGHFLLAPIPESSSDYLLPKDIKLAVLGAGRVGKSAMIVRFLTKRFIGDYEPNTGKLYSRLVCVEGDQLSLQIQDTPGGIQVQDSLSPAVDSLSKCVQWAEGFLLVYSITDYDSYLSIRPLYQHIRKVHPDSKAPVIIVGNKGDLLHARQVQTRDGIQLANELGSLFLEISTSENYEDVCDVFQHLCKEVSKLHSLGGERRRVSIIPRPRSPNMQDLKRRFKQALSSKAKAPSTLG, encoded by the exons ATGCGGCCGCCTACCATGTCCGGACACTTTCTGCTCGCGCCCATCCCCGAGTCCTCCTCCGACTACCTCCTGCCCAAGGACATCAAACTGGCCGTGCTGGGCGCCGGCCGCGTGGGCAAGAGCG caATGATTGTGCGCTTCCTGACCAAGAGATTCATTGGCGATTATGAGCCGAACACAG GCAAGTTGTACTCGCGGCTCGTGTGCGTGGAGGGAGACCAGCTCTCCCTGCAGATCCAGGACACTCCCGGGGGCATCCAG GTCCAAGACAGCCTCAGCCCGGCAGTCGACTCCCTGTCCAAGTGCGTGCAGTGGGCAGAGGGCTTCCTGCTGGTCTATTCCATCACGGACTATGACAGCTACCTGTCCATCCGCCCCCTGTACCAGCACATCCGGAAGGTCCACCCCGACTCTAAAGCCCCCGTCATCATCGTGGGCAACAAGGGGGACCTTCTGCACGCCCGACAGGTGCAGACCCGTGACGGCATCCAACTGGCCAACGAGCTGGGCAGCCTGTTCCTGGAAATTTCCACCAGTGAAAACTACGAAGATGTCTGTGATGTGTTTCAGCATCTGTGCAAAGAAGTGAGCAAGCTGCACAGCCtcggtggggagaggaggagagtctCCATCATCCCCCGGCCACGTTCTCCCAACATGCAGGACCTGAAGAGGCGCTTCAAGCAAGCTCTTTCCTCCAAGGCCAAGGCCCCCTCCACCCTGGGGTAG